The genome window CCCATCACAATGCAATTTGTAATGATCAGTCCAACAAAAACACTCAATACTTTTGAAATGCTAAAAAAATAGGCTTGAAGAAATTGATCAATAATAATGACAAACACGGAAATGATGGCAAGCTGCGTAATCATGCGGACGCTTTCAGGTGTATAATTACGCAGTAAGGAAACAAAAAGCGAAGAAAATCCAGTGACAAATGAAACAGATAACCCCATAGTGATTCCCACAGAAAGCCTATTTGTTACTCCAAGCGCAGAGCAAATGCCCAAGACCGCAACTAGAATCTGATTACTTCCCCAAAGCTGCTCTGTCAGATATTTGTAAGAAGAAACTTGCTGGTTTACCATTATTATCCTTAAGTAGTGGATTTTTTCTCTGAGCTTTCATTTAACTTTATTAGAAATGCACGGTAAGGATCTAGAACTTGTCTGTAGGCATCTGTGACACCATTTCCCGTTAAAGTGGCACCTGTCATTCCATCAACCGCACTCATCGCTTTAGGAGAGTTACCTAAAACTTCAGACACTTTGCCTTTTACAACTGTAATCCCAAGAGGAGCTGTCTTAAAATCTGTTTGCCCACTAGACCCTTGTTGAAAAATTTTCTTTCCAGGAAAGAGATTTTGCCAATACGCTTCCGCAATATTAGCACCAAGTCCTGGTGTTTCTTTTTGATCATACCAAGAAGCCCCAATAACAGTGTCTCCATCAATTTTGATTGCTAAATAGCCGTAGATAGCATCCCACAAACCATAGCCATTAATAGGAATGACGTAGCCTTCCGCATTGTCTACTTTTTCATCCTGCTTATTATTGCCGACTATTTTATAGATAAGCATCCAGGGCTCTTTATAGTAACCACTCTTTTTAAACTCACTAACGTAACGATCTTCATTGAGGCCAAGCTCTTGAAAAGTTTTAATATCACCCTGCTTATTCACCAGTAATGGGACGAAACGCTTCTTATAAATTTCGATCAGCTGTTCTTGAGTGGCAAAAACTTTGCTCTGATCGGAAACTAAAGTGCCTTGGTCATATTTCGCTGGGATATACTCCCCTTGCGCATTTTTGACTAAAAAGTAACCATCATGGCTTAAAACTTTTGAGGCGATCATCATCTGTTTGCTTCGATCCAGCTCCTTTGCCACCTCTTTCGGCTTAGCAAGAGTGCTAGCAAGAACAGATAAAATTAGTGCACACACAAAACTCAAGACAATCATAAATAGAATGACTTGATTATTAGAAAATTCCTTTCTACGCTGCTGTTCTGACACGTGCTAGGCTCCGTTTTCTTGAGTAACGAATCACATAATAATCAATTAAAGGGGCAAAAACGTTCCCCACTAGTATTGCAAGCATAACGCCTTCTGGATAGGCAGGATTGATGCAACGGATCACAATGGTGACCAGACCACAAAATGCCCCATAAATCCATTTGGCTAAATTCATGCTCGGCGAGGAAACTGGATCTGTTGCCATAAAGACAATTCCAAAAGCTAATCCGCCTATTATTAGATGCTTGTAGGCGGGAAACCCCATTTGAGCTGCATACCAAGCTCCATTATCAGCTCCAAAAAAAGCAGGAATAAATTCAAAAGCTGAAGCGGTTAAAAATGCTCCTAGAGTCATCCCTAGCATTGTTCTCCAAGAACCAACGCCTGTCCAAATTAAGACTAAAGCACCTAAAATACAAGCCAATGTTGAAGTTTCACCTATACATCCGAGTTTATCGCCGAAGAAAAATCCCCAGTCGCTGTTATGACCGAGATCGTAATTTAAAGCGGAAAAATGGTAGGCATCTTCAAAGTAACCTGAGGAAAGACCTAGGCCCCCTTCATTTAAAGGCGTAGTCACAAATGAACGAATCTGATCTTGATTCAACTGACCAAGCGTTGCCTCTCCGTTTGCATTCCATTGATTAAAGTGCTTTTCAATTGTCGCTATTGTACCGACATCCTGCCCAATGTTATTGGTTGCAATGGCATCCACATGAATCCGTTTTACATCAGCAGGCACGTTGAATCGAGCAAGCTTAGTCGCTTGCGAATAACCATCTAAAGCAGTGGTTTGCGCTTCTTGATTCATTTTTACTAAACTCTGGCGAACAACCGTTGGATTCCCCCCTACCCAAACATCTCCGGACATACGTCCAGGATAAGCGAAAAAAAGAAAAGCACGACAAGCAAGAGCAGGATTCACAATATTCATTCCTGAGCCACCGAATACTTCTTTAGCAAAAATAATTCCAACAGAAACACCAACTGCAGCCATCCAGTAGGGAATGGTCGGGGGAAGAATCAATGCATAGAGGATCCCTGTCACCAAAAAACCTTCGGAAATGGGATGTCGCCTGACACAAGCGAATAGAGCTTCCCACCAACCCCCAACGGCATAGACAAGAATGGTCAAGGGCAGAAATAGAGACAATCCTTCCTTAATAATCGAGAGATAGCGGTTATCTTTTAACGAGAAATCTATATAGGTACGCAAAGACTCAGTGCTTGCTAGGTATTCATTCATTAAACGATAATCACCGCTTGAATAGACATAACTTTGTAAACCCGTATTCCATATCGCTGTAATAATACAGGGAATTAATGCAAAGACGACAATAATCATCCACCGCTTGAGATCAATCGCATCTCGAATATGAGGACTGCGCTGTGTGTTGATAGGAGCTTCGTAGAGAAATGTATCACCAGCTTCAATGAGAGGCTGTAGTGCGTGTAAGGGTTTCCCTTCCTCAGCTAAATGAAGCTGATAATCCAAAAATCTGCGCAGCATACCGACCTATATTAAGTTTAGTCTATGAGTCACTTACGGCAAGAAAAAAAGTCGCAAGTCGAGTTTTAAATTTCAGCCTAGCAAAATCCTCAAAAAAAGGGGAAATATTTTTATAAAGCTGGAAAGTCTGATCTTTCTACTTCCTTCCCTTTTGTTGCCGCCATTTCACAAGAAACCTTAAAAAAGAAATAAATTTATTCTAGGAATTAAGTGACTTTTAAACGTCATTCAACTACAATCAGAAGGATTTAAAGTCTTTGATAATCATATGCTTAAAAAATGGCTTCTTTTAGCAGCGATTATTGCTATTTCATTTTTAGGTTTTTTTTACGATTCTCTTCTCAGTAGAGGGATTCGCTTGTATGTCGATAAAAAAAGCGCTGAAATGGAAATGCCTCTCTCCTACTCGAAAGTAGAATATGCCCCTCACACCCTTATTTTTTTTGATGTAGAAGCAATTGTTGAAGGAGGGCTCATTAAGGCAAATCGCCTTGTCTTGAACCATGAACTAAGTCTATTTTCAAGACATATCGATTTAAATATTTATTTAGATAATCCGCATATTGGCATCGACCAAGACCAAGTTCTGCTTGAAAAAATCCTCAACAGTCAAAATGGAGCTTCTTTTTTTACAAGTTCAGGACAAATTTCCTGCAGCAATGGATGCTTTTCTAAAAATAAAGAGAACCTATTTTTTGATGTAAATCACTCTTGGGTTACAGAAGAGCTAGGTAACTACTGCCATAACGGCTCTTATTTTTTAAACTTAGATGAAGAAAGCGCTTCTAGCTCTCTCCATGTCTCTTTTCAAGCAAGATCTTCATTTAACATTGCCCTTCAAGCCAATCTGCACAACGTTAAAGCAGAAAAATTAGCTGATGCACTTAAATCTTTTGTCCCGGAACTAGCTACATGGCATTTTAAAGAAGGCATGCTTGACGGAGAATTTGAATTTGCGCTTAAAGATGCACAATTCGTCCACGGACGAGGCGAACTCGTTATTTCAGACCTTCAAGTAGAAGAGCGCAATCTTGGATTGATGGGATCCCTTAAAAAAGCCATTTTTCGCACAGACGCTAAAACTCAACATGCTTCTCTCGATTTAATTGAAGGTGGGCTTCTATCTTTCAAAGACAGTGAGACCTACGCCTCTTTCAGAAATTTCGAAGGAAGGTTAACGATTACAGAAGCCGATCGACTTGAAATGGATCTTACAGGTTTATGGGATGACGAAAAAACCCCTCTGCACACCGAGTTAACTGGTCATCTTCATATAGCAAAAC of Chlamydiales bacterium STE3 contains these proteins:
- a CDS encoding Na(+)-translocating NADH-quinone reductase subunit D (Product derived from UniProtKB/Swiss-Prot:Q823P4;Gene name derived from UniProtKB/Swiss-Prot:Q823P4;EC number derived from UniProtKB/Swiss-Prot:Q823P4) codes for the protein MVNQQVSSYKYLTEQLWGSNQILVAVLGICSALGVTNRLSVGITMGLSVSFVTGFSSLFVSLLRNYTPESVRMITQLAIISVFVIIIDQFLQAYFFSISKVLSVFVGLIITNCIVMGRTESMAKNVGPMPAFMDGLGAGLGYAAVLFIVSAVRELFGFGQLFGLQVIPMSWYATADNPNLYDNFALMVSPPAAFFIIGGLIWLFNMINKKTG
- a CDS encoding Na(+)-translocating NADH-quinone reductase subunit C (Product derived from UniProtKB/Swiss-Prot:Q823P3;Gene name derived from UniProtKB/Swiss-Prot:Q823P3;EC number derived from UniProtKB/Swiss-Prot:Q823P3), which codes for MSEQQRRKEFSNNQVILFMIVLSFVCALILSVLASTLAKPKEVAKELDRSKQMMIASKVLSHDGYFLVKNAQGEYIPAKYDQGTLVSDQSKVFATQEQLIEIYKKRFVPLLVNKQGDIKTFQELGLNEDRYVSEFKKSGYYKEPWMLIYKIVGNNKQDEKVDNAEGYVIPINGYGLWDAIYGYLAIKIDGDTVIGASWYDQKETPGLGANIAEAYWQNLFPGKKIFQQGSSGQTDFKTAPLGITVVKGKVSEVLGNSPKAMSAVDGMTGATLTGNGVTDAYRQVLDPYRAFLIKLNESSEKKSTT
- a CDS encoding Na(+)-translocating NADH-quinone reductase subunit B (Product derived from UniProtKB/Swiss-Prot:Q253X4;Gene name derived from UniProtKB/Swiss-Prot:Q253X4;EC number derived from UniProtKB/Swiss-Prot:Q253X4); amino-acid sequence: MLRRFLDYQLHLAEEGKPLHALQPLIEAGDTFLYEAPINTQRSPHIRDAIDLKRWMIIVVFALIPCIITAIWNTGLQSYVYSSGDYRLMNEYLASTESLRTYIDFSLKDNRYLSIIKEGLSLFLPLTILVYAVGGWWEALFACVRRHPISEGFLVTGILYALILPPTIPYWMAAVGVSVGIIFAKEVFGGSGMNIVNPALACRAFLFFAYPGRMSGDVWVGGNPTVVRQSLVKMNQEAQTTALDGYSQATKLARFNVPADVKRIHVDAIATNNIGQDVGTIATIEKHFNQWNANGEATLGQLNQDQIRSFVTTPLNEGGLGLSSGYFEDAYHFSALNYDLGHNSDWGFFFGDKLGCIGETSTLACILGALVLIWTGVGSWRTMLGMTLGAFLTASAFEFIPAFFGADNGAWYAAQMGFPAYKHLIIGGLAFGIVFMATDPVSSPSMNLAKWIYGAFCGLVTIVIRCINPAYPEGVMLAILVGNVFAPLIDYYVIRYSRKRSLARVRTAA